The genomic segment TTCAGTCCAAGGTAGCTCGGAGGTCGACCATGCTGGACGTGAGCCCGCGGGGGCTTCCCGGGAACACGGTGATGTGGTCACCGTCGCGGTGAAGCCCGACTCTGCCGAGGTCGACGTCGAGGTAGCACACGGTCCCCGGGGCCTCGCGGCGTTCGCTGCCGTCCGGGTGTCGTGCGACGTGGAGGTAGCCGAGCCCGTTCGCGGGCCGGGAGAGCAGATCGTGCAGGGTTCTCCCGTCGCTGTCGTCGGGTTCTCCTCGCAGCTGACGCGTGTGCACGCGGAAGGGCTCGAAGGAGGGGACGTCGGCGGGCGGAAGGGTGTCGACGAGCACGGCGGGCAGGGCGCGGGCGGCGGTGAGGTCGAGCTGGACGCGTTCGCCGGTTCGCACCGCGACGACCACCGATCGGCCGCGTGCGGCGACGAGCGAGTGGTGCTGGTCCTCGCTGGAGCGCACGTGGGCGAAGTACTCGGTGTGCGGTCGCGCGAGCACGTGCAGGAGGTCTTCGAACTCGGGGGAGAACCGGTGTCCCTCGGCCAGGCCCGCAGCGGCGAGTTCGGCGGCGGCTTCCGTCGCCACGGTCGGCGCCGCGGACGGCGGGACGTATCGGGCGCCACCCGAGAAGACCGCGTGTGCACTGTGGCGCCCGATGGTCGACAGCGCGTCGAGGAGCGTGTGCAGGGCCAGCTCGACCGTCACGGTTCACCTCGACGGATTGTCGCCGACGACGGGTGGCGCGGTCTTCGGCAGCGGGTCCTTGTACGTGTCGTCGGGATCGGGGTCGCGCAGGTACGCGGGGCGGCGCCGCTCCTGGTCGGCACCACCACTGGGACGACCGGTGGCTCCCGGCGGCATACCGGCGGCACTCCGCGCCGATACGCCGGGGGCGGTGCCTGGTGTGGATGTCGTGCCGGAACGGCTGCGGCCGGAGTCATCGGGTCCGCCGGCCCCGACGCCGCCACTTCCCCTGCCGGGTGACGGGATCGGTCGCGGTGCGGGATTGCCGACCCGGCCGTGTGGGTCGGTGGTCGCGACCGCGTCGGGGTGTTGTCCCGGAGCGAGGATTGAGCCGTGTCGTCCCGAGCCGAATGCCTCGCCGGTGGAGAGGGGCGGTTCCGGGACAGGGGACGGTGACGTGTGGGCAGCGGCTGGGGTGACGCCGCTCCGCGCGGGTGCCGGGCCGCTCTCGGTCGGCGTGCCCACCGACTCGGTCAGCCGGTCGGGAAAACCGGCCGGGGTGGGGGTGGATGTGCGTGGCGAGTCGGAGTGCTCGGAGTGTCGGGTGTGCGAGAGCTCGGCAGCCGACTCGATTTCCGCCGCCGGAGGTGCGGGCGGAGGTGGACCGACCGCGTTGTCCGAGGCCGTTGCACTCGGATCTGTCCGCCGGATGGTGAGCGCTTCGGCGGACAGCAGCGGCGAGTAACGGTGGGGGGTCGCGTCGCTGTTGGCCGTACTGGCCTGGTGGTAGGAGCGGAACGCGGCGACGTTGTTCGTGGCATCGCGGTCGTAGGCCTGCAGTCGCTCCCGGTAGGAGTCGTCACCGAGCAGGCTGCCGATCACGTCGTCCTTGGTGGGTGCCGGCGGCTGAGGCGGCACGGGCACGACGCTGTCGTGGACTCGGGCGAAGGCGGTGATCTGGTCGGAGATCGTGCGGTCGAGGCCCTGCAGCAGTGCGCCGTCGGTCTCCGACGCCAACGCGAGCGGCATCGCCAGCACGGCGGCGCGGCTTCCCGCATCACCTTCCCACTCCCGATCGGTCTCGTCGGCGGCGGCGCGGACGTCGGCGGCGAGGTCGGCGAGCGCTCGTCGGAGTCGGGTAGCGGCTTCGGCGGCGGCGGCCAACTTGCGGGGGCCCTCGCCGCTGGTGACCTGCTCGTAGATCTCGGTAGCCGTGAGCGGTTCTTCGAATGCCATGATCACCCGCTGTCAGTTGGTTGCCTTGATGTTGTCGATGACGGCGGTGGCCACCTCGTGTGCGGCGTCGCAGGGATCGACTCGCCCGACGGATCCGTCGCCGAGATAGACGTCGATGTTGACGTAGTCGGAGTCGCTGGTACCGACGGTGATGAGACATTCACCTTCGTCGCGATTGTCGACGCCGCCGTACGAGACCGCGGGATAACCATTCACCGGTTCCGCCTCGTCGAAGAACGCGTGCACGTCCCTGTTCCGGTAGATCGCAGTCAGACCTTCGTCGGTGAGCCGGGGATAGGTGATCGAAATCTGGGCGTTGCTACGCATGCCGGAATACCAGGAACAGGACGGTCCCGAGCTGTTTTCTGTCCCCAGCTCTGTTTCCGCCGGGTTGCCGAGGTACTCGATGACTTGGTCGTCTGTCAGTGAGACACATGGATCGGCGAGGAAAGGCTCGAGCGTGAGCGGAACATCGACTTTCGGGACAGTCGGTGCTTGGAGAGCCGTCGAGAGTGGCCGCGAATCGAGCGAAGTCGACGGCACGACCGGCGCTGCGTCGCCCGGCGTACTCGAACAGCCTGCGACGAGTGCAGTGACGGTTAGTGGCACCGCGGCTCTGAGGTGCTTCATTCGAACTTGCCTTTCTCCTGTGTCACCGTGGCTTCGGCATCGTCCTCGGCGTTGACGTATCTGCCGTGCGCTGCGTGGAATTTGTCTCTCAAGTCCTCGCAATACCTGGCGCGCTCACTCAAGGCCTGTTGCAGAGCTTGACCGGAGGCTCGCAATCTCTCGGCATGGTTGGTACTCGCGTACTCGAGCCCGGGCCCTTCCACTGACACCAGATCGCGACCCAGCCGCACGGCTTCCGTGTACCGATGGGCCAAGTCGTCCCACATCGCCGCGAGGCGTTCGAGGCTGTCGGCGTCGAAGGCGAAGCCGTCGCCGTCACGGACGGCTTGAGCGATCACGGCGTTGCTCACGTCGGCCCGGAAGAGCAAGAGATCTCCTGCTCTGGGCACTGGAAAGAGCGGTGTGGCGGTCTGTGGCGTGTAGACGGAGTCGGCTGGATGAACGATGCCGTCGATCTCGGTCACGGATACCCCCATTGGTGTGACCTGGCTCACTGCGTGGTGCCGCAGGGCAATCTAGCGCAGTCGTCCGCGGGCTCGGGCTCGATCGAGGGTCCGGTTCACCTGAAATGACGCGCGCGTGTAGCACGATACATCGCCGTGTTGTGGTTCTCACGAAGTGGCGAGCGACCTGCGGGTCATCAGCCCGCGACCTCCGCCCATTAGGCTGGTGAGGACCGTGACCACAGGGCCGAAAGGGCGGAGCCGACGTGTCAGTGCGTGATGGCACCATCGACGAGTTGCGCGCTGCAGTCGGGCTGCAGATCGCGGACGAGGAGCTGCTGCGGACGCTCGTCGCGGGGCTGGACGACGTGGAGGCCGTTCTTCGCGGCGTCGCCAGCAGCGACGTCGCGGCCATCGACGAGGCCGCGCGCCACCTGGTGGACGCCGGAGGCAAACGCTTCCGTCCCATGTTCACACTGTTGGCGTCGCAGTTCGGTCCCGGCGGCAGCCGGGACGCCGTGATCACTGCGGCCGCTGCCGTGGAACTCGTGCACCTCGCCACGCTGTACCACGACGACGTGATGGACGAGGCGACGATGCGCAGGGGCGCCCCGAGCGTCAACGCGCGCTGGGACAACAGCGTCGCCATCCTGACGGGCGACTATCTGTTCGCGCACGCGTCGCGG from the Saccharomonospora azurea NA-128 genome contains:
- a CDS encoding ESX secretion-associated protein EspG gives rise to the protein MTVELALHTLLDALSTIGRHSAHAVFSGGARYVPPSAAPTVATEAAAELAAAGLAEGHRFSPEFEDLLHVLARPHTEYFAHVRSSEDQHHSLVAARGRSVVVAVRTGERVQLDLTAARALPAVLVDTLPPADVPSFEPFRVHTRQLRGEPDDSDGRTLHDLLSRPANGLGYLHVARHPDGSERREAPGTVCYLDVDLGRVGLHRDGDHITVFPGSPRGLTSSMVDLRATLD
- a CDS encoding DUF3558 domain-containing protein, coding for MKHLRAAVPLTVTALVAGCSSTPGDAAPVVPSTSLDSRPLSTALQAPTVPKVDVPLTLEPFLADPCVSLTDDQVIEYLGNPAETELGTENSSGPSCSWYSGMRSNAQISITYPRLTDEGLTAIYRNRDVHAFFDEAEPVNGYPAVSYGGVDNRDEGECLITVGTSDSDYVNIDVYLGDGSVGRVDPCDAAHEVATAVIDNIKATN